One Oharaeibacter diazotrophicus DNA segment encodes these proteins:
- the cobT gene encoding nicotinate-nucleotide--dimethylbenzimidazole phosphoribosyltransferase encodes MSLALSALPFDDIRSLVSRMPGPDADAVDAVRRRDARLTKPAGSLGRLETLVEWLAAWQARPTPRVDRPVVSIFAANHGVAARGVSAFPPSVTEQMVANFAAGGAAINQMCVAFDLGLKVLELALEVPTPDITVADAFDEAGCAATIAFGMESVAGGADLLIVGEMGIGNTTVAAAIYHGLYGGDAADWVGRGTGVDDEGLARKRDAVAAAVARLGEGRRDPLEVLRRVGGREIAAMVGALIAARFEHVPVIVDGFVATAAAAVLHAMDPAAVDHVLVGHRSAEGAHGAVLERLGKTALLDLGLRLGEGTGAALAAALVKAAAATHAGMATFDQAGVAEKG; translated from the coding sequence ATGTCGCTCGCCCTCTCCGCCCTGCCGTTCGACGACATCCGCAGCCTGGTCTCCCGCATGCCCGGGCCGGACGCCGACGCGGTCGACGCGGTGCGCCGGCGCGACGCCCGCCTCACCAAGCCCGCCGGCTCGCTCGGCCGCCTGGAGACGCTCGTCGAGTGGCTGGCGGCGTGGCAGGCCCGGCCGACCCCGCGGGTCGACCGCCCGGTGGTGTCGATCTTCGCGGCGAATCACGGCGTCGCCGCCCGCGGCGTCTCGGCCTTTCCGCCCTCGGTGACCGAGCAGATGGTGGCGAATTTCGCCGCCGGCGGCGCCGCCATCAACCAGATGTGCGTCGCCTTCGACCTCGGCCTCAAGGTGCTCGAACTCGCCCTCGAGGTGCCGACGCCGGACATCACCGTCGCCGACGCCTTCGACGAGGCCGGCTGCGCCGCCACCATCGCCTTCGGCATGGAATCGGTCGCCGGCGGCGCCGACCTCCTGATCGTCGGCGAGATGGGCATCGGCAACACCACCGTCGCCGCGGCGATCTACCACGGTCTCTACGGCGGCGACGCCGCCGACTGGGTCGGCCGCGGCACCGGCGTCGACGACGAGGGCCTCGCCCGCAAGCGCGACGCCGTCGCCGCCGCGGTCGCCCGCCTCGGCGAGGGCCGCCGCGATCCGCTCGAGGTGCTGCGCCGGGTCGGCGGCCGCGAGATCGCGGCCATGGTCGGTGCCCTGATCGCGGCCCGATTCGAGCACGTGCCGGTGATCGTCGACGGCTTCGTCGCCACCGCCGCCGCCGCCGTGTTGCACGCGATGGATCCCGCCGCGGTCGACCACGTCCTGGTCGGCCACCGCTCGGCCGAGGGCGCCCACGGCGCGGTGCTGGAGCGGCTCGGCAAGACCGCGCTGCTCGACCTCGGCCTCCGCCTCGGCGAGGGCACCGGCGCCGCGCTCGCCGCCGCGCTCGTCAAGGCCGCCGCCGCCACCCATGCCGGCATGGCGACCTTCGATCAGGCCGGCGTCGCCGAGAAGGGCTGA
- a CDS encoding sensor histidine kinase, with amino-acid sequence MNRRKADRRRETSRAVRDVRERLSSSTGTRPAFDYELMLGYARNRVSAFAAVAVFVAVIAATASYWIALPLAAGWGTAALATLALNWLICRRFLGTSPEDVKLAYWRRQFAITEALFGLAFGALAFLPTAEPGQLGVFAFGALLTAIAVTGMVASNLPQAVIWGTLPMAVFGSAEMAMTQAFVGYTMAGFVVIAEGFFVLLAIRLHETSLTVLEFRAEKDALIAELEQAKAVSDDSRRRAEEANLAKSRFLATMSHELRTPLNAILGFSEIMKGEVFGPMGNDHYREYVTDIHNSGTHLLNLINEILDLSRIEAGRYALNEEAVRLADVVEDCHHLIKLKAKTKGLTIHEQFEPNLPKLWADERGLRQIVLNLLSNAVKFTPTGGEIWVKMGWTAGGGQYVSVRDNGPGIPEEEIPIVLSAFGQGSLAIKTAEQGTGLGLPIVQALVTMHGGTFDLRSKLREGTEVTVTFPPARVMEVMHQIAEPSGPDERRPGGFHDARRRA; translated from the coding sequence ATGAATCGGCGCAAGGCCGATCGTCGCCGCGAGACCTCGCGCGCGGTCCGGGACGTCCGCGAGCGGCTGTCGTCGTCGACGGGCACGCGCCCGGCCTTCGACTACGAGCTGATGCTCGGCTACGCCCGCAACCGCGTCTCGGCCTTCGCGGCGGTGGCGGTTTTCGTGGCGGTGATCGCGGCGACCGCGAGCTACTGGATCGCGCTGCCGCTGGCGGCGGGCTGGGGCACCGCGGCGCTGGCGACCCTCGCGCTCAACTGGCTGATCTGCCGTCGCTTCCTCGGCACGTCGCCGGAGGATGTCAAGCTCGCCTACTGGCGCCGGCAGTTCGCGATCACCGAGGCGCTGTTCGGCCTCGCCTTCGGCGCGCTCGCCTTCCTGCCGACCGCCGAGCCGGGCCAGCTCGGCGTGTTCGCCTTCGGCGCCCTCCTCACCGCGATCGCGGTGACCGGCATGGTGGCGAGCAACCTGCCGCAGGCGGTGATCTGGGGCACGCTGCCGATGGCCGTGTTCGGCAGCGCCGAAATGGCGATGACCCAGGCATTCGTCGGCTACACCATGGCCGGCTTCGTGGTGATCGCGGAGGGCTTCTTCGTGCTGCTCGCGATCCGCCTGCACGAGACCTCGCTGACGGTGCTGGAGTTCCGCGCCGAGAAGGACGCGCTGATCGCCGAACTCGAGCAGGCCAAGGCGGTGTCGGACGACAGCCGCCGCCGCGCCGAGGAGGCCAACCTCGCCAAGTCGCGCTTCCTGGCGACCATGAGCCACGAGCTCCGCACGCCGCTCAACGCGATCCTCGGCTTCTCCGAGATCATGAAGGGCGAGGTGTTCGGGCCGATGGGCAACGACCACTATCGCGAATACGTCACCGACATCCACAATTCAGGCACCCACCTCCTCAACCTGATCAACGAGATCCTCGACCTCTCCCGCATCGAGGCCGGGCGCTACGCGCTGAACGAGGAGGCGGTGCGGCTCGCCGACGTGGTGGAGGACTGCCACCACCTGATCAAGCTGAAGGCCAAGACCAAGGGCCTGACCATCCACGAGCAGTTCGAGCCTAATCTGCCGAAGCTGTGGGCCGACGAGCGCGGCCTGCGCCAGATCGTGCTGAACCTCCTGTCGAACGCGGTGAAGTTCACCCCGACCGGCGGCGAGATCTGGGTCAAGATGGGCTGGACCGCCGGCGGCGGCCAGTATGTCAGCGTGCGCGACAACGGCCCCGGCATTCCCGAGGAGGAGATCCCGATCGTGCTGTCGGCCTTCGGCCAGGGCTCGCTCGCGATCAAGACGGCCGAACAGGGCACCGGCCTCGGCCTGCCGATCGTGCAGGCGCTGGTCACCATGCACGGTGGCACCTTCGACCTGCGCTCCAAGCTCCGCGAGGGCACCGAGGTCACCGTGACCTTCCCGCCGGCGCGGGTGATGGAGGTGATGCACCAGATCGCCGAACCGTCGGGGCCCGACGAGCGCCGCCCCGGCGGCTTCCACGACGCGCGCCGCCGGGCCTGA
- a CDS encoding amidase family protein has translation MPFQRLDRGQVAELAEGLGIRLSEDETAVFAERMAEQVGALDDFMEMRLEEHRPPRRHLARDPGRRPTAAEDPLNAFIRRCEVPGAATGPLAGKRVAVKDHTAVAGVPMTLGSHFLDGYTPDFDATIVTRLLDAGATVIGKTNMEDFSFGGPGFSGIGDFGRPLNPHDPAHVTGGSSSGSGAAVASGAADIGIGGDQGGSIRIPAAWCGCVGLKASFGLIPHSGVFGLEPSIDFVGPMTRTVADLATVLAVLAGPDGYDPRQGEVPAALPDYVGATGKPVAGLRIGVLAEGFGWPGGEAAVDEVVRAAIAVLVEAGATAVPVSVPLHRSALAALTPLYLEGARQGLDGNFAGAFGGAFRPASFMAAFGRGKRGHSHELPLNFKLMAMAGTYAHERYDGRLAAKAHAVRPAFAAQYAAAFAGCDLLAMPTVPVRAPRYVTPESAIDAVDRTLFGGRRGADLGLAVANCAPFNFVGLPAASLPCAKVDGLPVGLQLVAPMWREDLLLTAAHAFEAAVGVGAFDPPAAG, from the coding sequence ATGCCGTTCCAACGTCTCGACCGTGGTCAGGTGGCGGAGTTGGCGGAGGGGCTGGGGATCCGGTTGTCGGAGGACGAGACGGCGGTCTTCGCCGAGCGGATGGCCGAGCAGGTCGGCGCGCTCGACGACTTCATGGAGATGCGGCTGGAGGAGCACCGGCCGCCGCGCCGGCACTTGGCGCGCGATCCCGGGCGGCGCCCGACGGCGGCCGAGGACCCGCTCAACGCCTTCATCCGCCGCTGCGAGGTGCCGGGGGCGGCGACCGGGCCGCTCGCGGGCAAGCGGGTGGCGGTGAAGGACCACACCGCGGTGGCCGGCGTGCCGATGACGCTCGGCTCGCACTTCCTCGACGGCTACACGCCCGACTTCGACGCCACCATCGTGACGCGGCTGCTCGACGCCGGCGCGACGGTGATCGGCAAGACCAACATGGAGGATTTCTCGTTCGGCGGCCCGGGCTTCTCCGGGATCGGCGACTTCGGCCGCCCGCTGAACCCGCACGACCCCGCCCATGTCACCGGCGGGTCGTCGTCGGGATCGGGGGCGGCGGTGGCGTCGGGTGCGGCCGACATCGGCATCGGCGGCGACCAGGGCGGCTCGATCCGGATCCCGGCGGCGTGGTGCGGCTGCGTCGGCCTGAAGGCGAGCTTCGGGCTGATCCCGCACAGCGGCGTGTTCGGCCTGGAGCCGAGCATCGACTTCGTCGGGCCGATGACGCGGACGGTGGCCGACCTCGCCACGGTGCTCGCCGTCCTCGCCGGGCCGGACGGCTACGATCCGCGCCAGGGCGAAGTGCCGGCGGCGCTGCCGGACTACGTCGGCGCGACGGGCAAGCCGGTGGCGGGGCTCCGGATCGGCGTGCTCGCCGAGGGCTTCGGCTGGCCGGGCGGCGAGGCGGCGGTGGACGAGGTGGTACGGGCGGCGATCGCCGTGCTGGTCGAGGCCGGGGCGACGGCGGTGCCGGTCTCGGTGCCGCTGCACCGCTCGGCGCTGGCGGCGCTGACCCCGCTCTACCTCGAGGGCGCGCGCCAAGGGCTCGACGGCAACTTCGCCGGCGCCTTCGGCGGGGCGTTCCGGCCGGCCTCGTTCATGGCGGCCTTCGGGCGCGGCAAGCGCGGCCACTCGCACGAACTGCCGTTGAACTTCAAGCTGATGGCGATGGCCGGCACCTATGCGCACGAGCGCTACGACGGCCGGCTCGCCGCCAAGGCCCACGCGGTACGGCCGGCCTTCGCTGCGCAGTACGCCGCCGCCTTCGCCGGCTGCGACCTCTTGGCGATGCCGACCGTGCCGGTGCGGGCGCCGCGCTACGTGACGCCGGAGAGCGCGATCGACGCGGTCGACCGCACGCTGTTCGGCGGCCGGCGCGGCGCGGACCTCGGGTTGGCGGTCGCCAACTGCGCGCCGTTCAACTTCGTCGGCCTGCCGGCGGCGAGCCTGCCCTGCGCCAAGGTCGACGGCCTGCCCGTCGGGCTGCAGTTGGTGGCGCCGATGTGGCGCGAGGACCTCCTGCTGACGGCGGCGCACGCCTTCGAGGCCGCGGTCGGCGTCGGCGCCTTCGATCCGCCGGCGGCGGGGTGA
- a CDS encoding Lrp/AsnC family transcriptional regulator yields MIDRLDRKILSILQEDATIPVAEIGKRVGLSTTPCWRRIQKLEEDGVIRRRVAVLDPKKINAKVTVFVAITTNQHSEEWLKRFAEVIRDFPEVVEFYRMSGQVDYLLRVVVPDIEAYDAFYKKLIARIDIADVSSSFAMEQIKYTTALPLQFVPVEKDKQV; encoded by the coding sequence GTGATCGACCGTCTGGACCGCAAGATCCTCTCCATCCTCCAGGAGGATGCGACCATCCCCGTCGCCGAGATCGGCAAGCGCGTGGGGTTGTCGACGACGCCGTGCTGGCGCCGCATCCAGAAGCTCGAGGAGGACGGCGTGATCCGTCGCCGCGTCGCGGTGCTGGACCCGAAGAAGATCAACGCCAAGGTCACCGTCTTCGTGGCGATCACCACCAACCAGCATTCCGAGGAATGGCTGAAGCGTTTCGCCGAGGTGATCCGCGACTTCCCCGAGGTGGTCGAGTTCTACCGGATGAGCGGTCAGGTCGACTACCTGCTCCGGGTCGTCGTGCCCGACATCGAGGCCTACGACGCCTTCTACAAGAAGCTGATCGCCCGCATCGACATCGCCGACGTCTCGTCCTCTTTCGCGATGGAGCAGATCAAGTACACCACCGCGCTGCCGCTGCAGTTCGTGCCGGTCGAAAAGGACAAGCAGGTCTGA
- the moaA gene encoding GTP 3',8-cyclase MoaA yields MTIAADRTPTSPALIDPFGRTVSYLRVSVTDRCDFRCVYCMAEDMTFLPKRDILTLEELDRLCSAFVRKGVRRLRLTGGEPLVRRDIMQLFRSLSRHLDSGALEELTLTTNGSQLGRYAAELAACGVRRVNVSIDTLDPVKFRRITRWGDLSKVLAGIDAAEKAGLGVKVNAVALKGVNEDEIEPMIRWAHDRGFDLTLIETMPLGEIEQDRTDQYLPLSRVRADLMDRFTLTDIPYKTGGPARYVRVEETGGRLGFITPMTHNFCESCNRVRVTCTGTLYMCLGQEDAADLRAPLRASESDHLIDAAIDEAIGRKPKGHDFVIDRERAAPAVHRHMSVTGG; encoded by the coding sequence ATGACCATCGCTGCCGATCGGACGCCGACGTCGCCCGCGCTGATCGACCCGTTCGGGCGCACCGTGTCCTATCTCCGCGTCTCGGTGACGGACCGCTGCGACTTCCGCTGCGTCTACTGCATGGCCGAGGACATGACGTTCCTGCCCAAGCGGGACATCCTGACCCTCGAGGAGCTCGACCGGCTCTGCTCGGCCTTCGTGCGCAAGGGCGTTCGGCGGCTGCGCCTCACCGGCGGCGAACCGCTGGTCCGGCGCGACATCATGCAGCTGTTCCGCTCGCTGTCGCGCCATCTCGATTCGGGCGCGCTCGAGGAACTTACCCTCACCACCAACGGCTCGCAGCTCGGCCGCTACGCCGCCGAACTCGCCGCCTGCGGCGTCCGCCGCGTCAACGTCTCGATCGACACGCTCGACCCGGTCAAGTTCCGCCGCATCACCCGTTGGGGCGACCTCTCCAAGGTGCTCGCCGGCATCGACGCCGCCGAGAAGGCCGGCCTCGGCGTCAAGGTCAACGCGGTGGCGCTGAAGGGCGTCAACGAGGACGAGATCGAGCCGATGATCCGCTGGGCCCACGACCGCGGCTTCGACCTCACGCTGATCGAGACCATGCCGCTCGGCGAGATCGAGCAGGACCGCACCGACCAGTACCTGCCGCTGTCGCGCGTGCGCGCCGACCTGATGGACCGCTTCACCCTCACCGACATCCCCTACAAGACCGGTGGCCCGGCCCGCTACGTCCGCGTCGAGGAGACCGGCGGGCGGCTCGGCTTCATCACGCCGATGACCCACAATTTCTGCGAGAGCTGCAACCGCGTCCGCGTCACCTGCACCGGCACGCTCTACATGTGCCTCGGCCAGGAGGACGCCGCGGACCTGCGCGCGCCGCTGCGCGCCTCGGAGTCCGACCACCTGATCGACGCCGCCATCGACGAGGCGATCGGCCGCAAGCCCAAGGGCCACGACTTCGTCATCGACCGCGAGCGCGCCGCCCCGGCCGTCCACCGCCACATGAGCGTCACCGGCGGCTGA
- a CDS encoding I78 family peptidase inhibitor, whose product MRRTTIAAMALALAGCVQAAPPPPPPIADGRVFDPQPPRGPGSGGPVQYRPPGGSGSGSGGPVQYDPPPNPGAACNAAAVASFRGATPDAATLGAIKARSGAKLVRTVPFGMAVTMEFQFGRLTIGLDRAGRIDTISCS is encoded by the coding sequence ATGAGGCGGACGACGATCGCGGCGATGGCCCTGGCGCTGGCGGGCTGCGTGCAAGCGGCTCCGCCGCCCCCTCCCCCGATCGCCGACGGCCGCGTGTTCGACCCGCAGCCGCCGCGCGGCCCCGGCTCGGGCGGCCCGGTGCAGTACCGACCGCCGGGCGGGTCCGGATCGGGTTCGGGCGGGCCGGTGCAATACGATCCGCCGCCGAACCCGGGCGCGGCCTGCAACGCGGCGGCGGTCGCCTCCTTCCGCGGCGCGACGCCCGACGCGGCGACGCTCGGCGCGATCAAGGCACGCTCGGGCGCCAAGCTGGTGCGCACCGTGCCGTTCGGGATGGCGGTGACGATGGAGTTCCAGTTCGGCCGGCTGACCATCGGCCTCGACCGCGCCGGGCGGATCGACACGATCTCCTGCAGTTGA